In Carassius carassius chromosome 19, fCarCar2.1, whole genome shotgun sequence, a single genomic region encodes these proteins:
- the ddx3xa gene encoding DEAD-box helicase 3 X-linked a isoform X7, which yields MSHVVVDGSHGLDQQLAVLDLNPADGQCPGSGRRYIPPHLRNKEASKNDSPGWDGGRSNGFVNGYHDGRMNGTANFSHGLPRNDRGGRGGFRGNRNGGSFNQPMNNAGYGSYENKDGGWNSVVNRDAYTSFGGRSDRGKSAFFNDRGAGSRGSRYERGGFGGGTGGNSRWVEESRDEEDWSKPLSPNERLEQELFSGGNTGINFEKYDDIPVEATGTNSPGHIESFHDVDMGEIIMSNISLTRYTRPTPVQKYAIPIIKAKRDLMACAQTGSGKTAAFLLPVLSQIYTDGPGEALQATKASTQQENGKYFRRKQYPISLVLAPTRELALQIYDEARKFSYRSRVRPCVVYGGADIGQQIRDLERGCHLLVATPGRLVDMMERGKIGLDYCKYLVLDEADRMLDMGFEPQIRRIVEQDTMPPKGARQTMMFSATFPKEIQILARDFLEEYIFLAVGRVGSTSENITQKVVWVEENDKRSFLLDLLNATGKDSLTLVFVETKKGADALEDFLYREGYACTSIHGDRSQRDREEALHQFRSGRCPIMVATAVAARGLDISNVKHVINFDLPSDIEEYVHRIGRTGRVGNLGLATSFFNDKNSNITKDLLDILVEAKQEVPSWLENLAYEHQHKSTNRGRPKRFSGGFGARDYRQMAGGSNTFGNRGARNTGGHGGNRGFGGNKGGFGSFGGDSYGGNYGNYGGSYAQVDWWGN from the exons ATGAGTCATGTGGTCGTCGACGGTTCACACGGTCTAGACCAGCAG ctTGCTGTCTTAGACTTGAACCCAGCTGATGGACAGTGTCCTGGCTCTGGTC gGCGTTACATTCCTCCTCATTTGAGAAACAAAGAAGCATCCAAAAATG ATTCTCCAGGATGGGACGGCGGTCGTAGCAATGGTTTTGTCAATGGGTACCATGACGGTCGTATGAATGGGACTGCTAACTTCAGCCATGGACTTCCTCGTAATGACAGAGGTGGACGTGGTGGCTTTCGTGGAAATAGGAACGGTGGTTCCTTCAACCAGCCAATGAATAATGCAG GTTATGGCAGTTATGAGAACAAAGATGGAGGCTGGAACTCTGTGGTAAACAGAGATGCTTACACTAGCTTTGGTGGGCGTTCCGACAGAGGGAAGTCTGCCTTCTTCAATGATAGAGGAGCTGGCTCAAGAGGAAG CAGGTATGAGCGTGGAGGCTTTGGAGGAGGAACGGGAGGGAACAGTCGTTGGGTTGAAGAATCCAGAGATGAAGAGGACTGGTCAAAGCCACTGTCCCCCAACGAGCGTCTAGAACA GGAGCTGTTCTCTGGAGGCAACACTGGGATTAACTTTGAAAAGTATGATGACATTCCTGTGGAGGCCACTGGAACAAACAGTCCTGGGCATATTGAGAGT TTCCATGATGTGGACATGGGCGAGATCATTATGAGCAACATCAGTCTGACGCGCTACACACGGCCTACTCCTGTTCAAAAGTATGCAATCCCCATCATCAAGGCCAAGAGGGACCTTATGGCCTGTGCTCAAACAG GCTCGGGGAAGACTGCAGCCTTCTTGCTTCCTGTGCTTAGTCAGATCTACACTGATGGACCTGGAGAGGCACTGCAGGCCACCAAAGCCAGCACCCAG CAGGAGAATGGGAAGTACTTCCGTCGTAAGCAGTATCCCATCTCTCTGGTTCTGGCTCCAACCAGGGAACTTGCTCTTCAGATTTATGATGAGGCCAGAAAG TTCTCTTACCGCTCCAGAGTGCGCCCGTGTGTGGTGTACGGAGGCGCAGATATAGGGCAGCAGATCCGTGATTTGGAAAGAGGCTGTCACCTGCTAGTGGCCACACCGGGTCGTCTGGTAGACATGATGGAGCGGGGCAAGATTGGCCTAGACTACTGCAA ATACCTGGTGTTGGACGAGGCAGACAGAATGCTGGATATGGGTTTTGAACCCCAGATCCGACGTATTGTGGAGCAGGACACCATGCCTCCTAAAGGTGCTCGCCAGACCATGATGTTCAGTGCCACCTTCCCAAAAGAGATCCAG attcTGGCTCGTGACTTTCTGGAGGAGTACATCTTCCTGGCTGTAGGTCGTGTGGGCTCCACCTCAGAGAATATCACCCAGAAGGTGGTTTGGGTGGAAGAAAATGACAAGCGCTCCTTCCTTCTTGACCTGCTTAATGCAACAG GCAAAGACTCTCTCACACTGGTCTTTGTGGAGACTAAGAAGGGTGCTGATGCTCTTGAGGACTTCCTCTACCGCGAAGGCTATGCCTGCACCAGTATCCATGGTGACCGGTCTCAGCGCGATCGTGAGGAGGCTCTCCACCAGTTCCGGTCTGGCCGTTGCCCTATCATGGTTGCAACCGCT GTGGCTGCACGTGGCCTTGACATCTCCAACGTGAAACACGTGATCAATTTTGACTTGCCTAGTGACATTGAGGAATATGTCCACCGCATCGGTCGTACAGGCCGTGTAGGAAACCTTG GACTGGCCACATCCTTCTTTAATGATAAGAACAGCAACATCACTAAAGATCTACTGGACATCTTGGTGGAGGCCAAACAGGAAGTGCCTTCCTGGCTTGAGAACCTAGCCTATGAGCACCAGCACAAGAGCACCAACCGCGGACGCCCCAAGAG ATTCTCTGGTGGCTTTGGGGCCAGGGATTACCGCCAGATGGCTGGGGGCAGCAACACTTTCGGCAATCGTGGTGCTCGCAACACTGGTGGCCATGGAGGAAACCGAGGTTTTGGAGGGAATAAGG GTGGTTTTGGGAGCTTCGGTGGTGACAGCTACGGGGGCAACTATGGAAACTATGGAGGCAGCTACGCCCAGGTGGACTGGTGGGGCAACTAA
- the ddx3xa gene encoding DEAD-box helicase 3 X-linked a isoform X4 yields the protein MSHVVVDGSHGLDQQLAVLDLNPADGQCPGSGRRYIPPHLRNKEASKNAGNVYSSGRQSGYSVAPVQSFSPKQYPQSWHPEGNQRHRHNFPTGWNDFRTGSQRYPYQELSFYHTDTSGWPDRCDSPGWDGGRSNGFVNGYHDGRMNGTANFSHGLPRNDRGGRGGFRGNRNGGSFNQPMNNAGYGSYENKDGGWNSVVNRDAYTSFGGRSDRGKSAFFNDRGAGSRGRYERGGFGGGTGGNSRWVEESRDEEDWSKPLSPNERLEQELFSGGNTGINFEKYDDIPVEATGTNSPGHIESFHDVDMGEIIMSNISLTRYTRPTPVQKYAIPIIKAKRDLMACAQTGSGKTAAFLLPVLSQIYTDGPGEALQATKASTQENGKYFRRKQYPISLVLAPTRELALQIYDEARKFSYRSRVRPCVVYGGADIGQQIRDLERGCHLLVATPGRLVDMMERGKIGLDYCKYLVLDEADRMLDMGFEPQIRRIVEQDTMPPKGARQTMMFSATFPKEIQILARDFLEEYIFLAVGRVGSTSENITQKVVWVEENDKRSFLLDLLNATGKDSLTLVFVETKKGADALEDFLYREGYACTSIHGDRSQRDREEALHQFRSGRCPIMVATAVAARGLDISNVKHVINFDLPSDIEEYVHRIGRTGRVGNLGLATSFFNDKNSNITKDLLDILVEAKQEVPSWLENLAYEHQHKSTNRGRPKRFSGGFGARDYRQMAGGSNTFGNRGARNTGGHGGNRGFGGNKGGFGSFGGDSYGGNYGNYGGSYAQVDWWGN from the exons ATGAGTCATGTGGTCGTCGACGGTTCACACGGTCTAGACCAGCAG ctTGCTGTCTTAGACTTGAACCCAGCTGATGGACAGTGTCCTGGCTCTGGTC gGCGTTACATTCCTCCTCATTTGAGAAACAAAGAAGCATCCAAAAATG CAGGAAATGTTTATTCCTCTGGTAGACAGAGCGGTTATTCAGTGGCACCAGTACAGAGCT TTTCTCCCAAACAGTATCCTCAGAGTTGGCACCCTGAGGGAAACCAAAGACATAGGCATAACTTTCCAACTGGATGGAATGACTTTAGGACCG GGTCCCAGAGATATCCATACCAGGAGCTCTCATTTTATCACACCGACACTAGTGGCTGGCCAGACAGATGTG ATTCTCCAGGATGGGACGGCGGTCGTAGCAATGGTTTTGTCAATGGGTACCATGACGGTCGTATGAATGGGACTGCTAACTTCAGCCATGGACTTCCTCGTAATGACAGAGGTGGACGTGGTGGCTTTCGTGGAAATAGGAACGGTGGTTCCTTCAACCAGCCAATGAATAATGCAG GTTATGGCAGTTATGAGAACAAAGATGGAGGCTGGAACTCTGTGGTAAACAGAGATGCTTACACTAGCTTTGGTGGGCGTTCCGACAGAGGGAAGTCTGCCTTCTTCAATGATAGAGGAGCTGGCTCAAGAGGAAG GTATGAGCGTGGAGGCTTTGGAGGAGGAACGGGAGGGAACAGTCGTTGGGTTGAAGAATCCAGAGATGAAGAGGACTGGTCAAAGCCACTGTCCCCCAACGAGCGTCTAGAACA GGAGCTGTTCTCTGGAGGCAACACTGGGATTAACTTTGAAAAGTATGATGACATTCCTGTGGAGGCCACTGGAACAAACAGTCCTGGGCATATTGAGAGT TTCCATGATGTGGACATGGGCGAGATCATTATGAGCAACATCAGTCTGACGCGCTACACACGGCCTACTCCTGTTCAAAAGTATGCAATCCCCATCATCAAGGCCAAGAGGGACCTTATGGCCTGTGCTCAAACAG GCTCGGGGAAGACTGCAGCCTTCTTGCTTCCTGTGCTTAGTCAGATCTACACTGATGGACCTGGAGAGGCACTGCAGGCCACCAAAGCCAGCACCCAG GAGAATGGGAAGTACTTCCGTCGTAAGCAGTATCCCATCTCTCTGGTTCTGGCTCCAACCAGGGAACTTGCTCTTCAGATTTATGATGAGGCCAGAAAG TTCTCTTACCGCTCCAGAGTGCGCCCGTGTGTGGTGTACGGAGGCGCAGATATAGGGCAGCAGATCCGTGATTTGGAAAGAGGCTGTCACCTGCTAGTGGCCACACCGGGTCGTCTGGTAGACATGATGGAGCGGGGCAAGATTGGCCTAGACTACTGCAA ATACCTGGTGTTGGACGAGGCAGACAGAATGCTGGATATGGGTTTTGAACCCCAGATCCGACGTATTGTGGAGCAGGACACCATGCCTCCTAAAGGTGCTCGCCAGACCATGATGTTCAGTGCCACCTTCCCAAAAGAGATCCAG attcTGGCTCGTGACTTTCTGGAGGAGTACATCTTCCTGGCTGTAGGTCGTGTGGGCTCCACCTCAGAGAATATCACCCAGAAGGTGGTTTGGGTGGAAGAAAATGACAAGCGCTCCTTCCTTCTTGACCTGCTTAATGCAACAG GCAAAGACTCTCTCACACTGGTCTTTGTGGAGACTAAGAAGGGTGCTGATGCTCTTGAGGACTTCCTCTACCGCGAAGGCTATGCCTGCACCAGTATCCATGGTGACCGGTCTCAGCGCGATCGTGAGGAGGCTCTCCACCAGTTCCGGTCTGGCCGTTGCCCTATCATGGTTGCAACCGCT GTGGCTGCACGTGGCCTTGACATCTCCAACGTGAAACACGTGATCAATTTTGACTTGCCTAGTGACATTGAGGAATATGTCCACCGCATCGGTCGTACAGGCCGTGTAGGAAACCTTG GACTGGCCACATCCTTCTTTAATGATAAGAACAGCAACATCACTAAAGATCTACTGGACATCTTGGTGGAGGCCAAACAGGAAGTGCCTTCCTGGCTTGAGAACCTAGCCTATGAGCACCAGCACAAGAGCACCAACCGCGGACGCCCCAAGAG ATTCTCTGGTGGCTTTGGGGCCAGGGATTACCGCCAGATGGCTGGGGGCAGCAACACTTTCGGCAATCGTGGTGCTCGCAACACTGGTGGCCATGGAGGAAACCGAGGTTTTGGAGGGAATAAGG GTGGTTTTGGGAGCTTCGGTGGTGACAGCTACGGGGGCAACTATGGAAACTATGGAGGCAGCTACGCCCAGGTGGACTGGTGGGGCAACTAA
- the ddx3xa gene encoding DEAD-box helicase 3 X-linked a isoform X13 has translation MSHVVVDGSHGLDQQLAVLDLNPADGQCPGSGRRYIPPHLRNKEASKNGNVYSSGRQSGYSVAPVQSFSPKQYPQSWHPEGNQRHRHNFPTGWNDFRTGSQRYPYQELSFYHTDTSGWPDRCASPARTDSSLATDGNEGAASVISWADRCDSPGWDGGRSNGFVNGYHDGRMNGTANFSHGLPRNDRGGRGGFRGNRNGGSFNQPMNNAGYGSYENKDGGWNSVVNRDAYTSFGGRSDRGKSAFFNDRGAGSRGRYERGGFGGGTGGNSRWVEESRDEEDWSKPLSPNERLEQELFSGGNTGINFEKYDDIPVEATGTNSPGHIESFHDVDMGEIIMSNISLTRYTRPTPVQKYAIPIIKAKRDLMACAQTGSGKTAAFLLPVLSQIYTDGPGEALQATKASTQQENGKYFRRKQYPISLVLAPTRELALQIYDEARKFSYRSRVRPCVVYGGADIGQQIRDLERGCHLLVATPGRLVDMMERGKIGLDYCKYLVLDEADRMLDMGFEPQIRRIVEQDTMPPKGARQTMMFSATFPKEIQILARDFLEEYIFLAVGRVGSTSENITQKVVWVEENDKRSFLLDLLNATGKDSLTLVFVETKKGADALEDFLYREGYACTSIHGDRSQRDREEALHQFRSGRCPIMVATAVAARGLDISNVKHVINFDLPSDIEEYVHRIGRTGRVGNLGLATSFFNDKNSNITKDLLDILVEAKQEVPSWLENLAYEHQHKSTNRGRPKRFSGGFGARDYRQMAGGSNTFGNRGARNTGGHGGNRGFGGNKGGFGSFGGDSYGGNYGNYGGSYAQVDWWGN, from the exons ATGAGTCATGTGGTCGTCGACGGTTCACACGGTCTAGACCAGCAG ctTGCTGTCTTAGACTTGAACCCAGCTGATGGACAGTGTCCTGGCTCTGGTC gGCGTTACATTCCTCCTCATTTGAGAAACAAAGAAGCATCCAAAAATG GAAATGTTTATTCCTCTGGTAGACAGAGCGGTTATTCAGTGGCACCAGTACAGAGCT TTTCTCCCAAACAGTATCCTCAGAGTTGGCACCCTGAGGGAAACCAAAGACATAGGCATAACTTTCCAACTGGATGGAATGACTTTAGGACCG GGTCCCAGAGATATCCATACCAGGAGCTCTCATTTTATCACACCGACACTAGTGGCTGGCCAGACAGATGTG CCTCTCCTGCGCGTACCGACAGCAGTTTAGCCACCGACGGAAATGAGGGCGCAGCCAGTGTTATCAGCTGGGCTGATCGCTGTG ATTCTCCAGGATGGGACGGCGGTCGTAGCAATGGTTTTGTCAATGGGTACCATGACGGTCGTATGAATGGGACTGCTAACTTCAGCCATGGACTTCCTCGTAATGACAGAGGTGGACGTGGTGGCTTTCGTGGAAATAGGAACGGTGGTTCCTTCAACCAGCCAATGAATAATGCAG GTTATGGCAGTTATGAGAACAAAGATGGAGGCTGGAACTCTGTGGTAAACAGAGATGCTTACACTAGCTTTGGTGGGCGTTCCGACAGAGGGAAGTCTGCCTTCTTCAATGATAGAGGAGCTGGCTCAAGAGGAAG GTATGAGCGTGGAGGCTTTGGAGGAGGAACGGGAGGGAACAGTCGTTGGGTTGAAGAATCCAGAGATGAAGAGGACTGGTCAAAGCCACTGTCCCCCAACGAGCGTCTAGAACA GGAGCTGTTCTCTGGAGGCAACACTGGGATTAACTTTGAAAAGTATGATGACATTCCTGTGGAGGCCACTGGAACAAACAGTCCTGGGCATATTGAGAGT TTCCATGATGTGGACATGGGCGAGATCATTATGAGCAACATCAGTCTGACGCGCTACACACGGCCTACTCCTGTTCAAAAGTATGCAATCCCCATCATCAAGGCCAAGAGGGACCTTATGGCCTGTGCTCAAACAG GCTCGGGGAAGACTGCAGCCTTCTTGCTTCCTGTGCTTAGTCAGATCTACACTGATGGACCTGGAGAGGCACTGCAGGCCACCAAAGCCAGCACCCAG CAGGAGAATGGGAAGTACTTCCGTCGTAAGCAGTATCCCATCTCTCTGGTTCTGGCTCCAACCAGGGAACTTGCTCTTCAGATTTATGATGAGGCCAGAAAG TTCTCTTACCGCTCCAGAGTGCGCCCGTGTGTGGTGTACGGAGGCGCAGATATAGGGCAGCAGATCCGTGATTTGGAAAGAGGCTGTCACCTGCTAGTGGCCACACCGGGTCGTCTGGTAGACATGATGGAGCGGGGCAAGATTGGCCTAGACTACTGCAA ATACCTGGTGTTGGACGAGGCAGACAGAATGCTGGATATGGGTTTTGAACCCCAGATCCGACGTATTGTGGAGCAGGACACCATGCCTCCTAAAGGTGCTCGCCAGACCATGATGTTCAGTGCCACCTTCCCAAAAGAGATCCAG attcTGGCTCGTGACTTTCTGGAGGAGTACATCTTCCTGGCTGTAGGTCGTGTGGGCTCCACCTCAGAGAATATCACCCAGAAGGTGGTTTGGGTGGAAGAAAATGACAAGCGCTCCTTCCTTCTTGACCTGCTTAATGCAACAG GCAAAGACTCTCTCACACTGGTCTTTGTGGAGACTAAGAAGGGTGCTGATGCTCTTGAGGACTTCCTCTACCGCGAAGGCTATGCCTGCACCAGTATCCATGGTGACCGGTCTCAGCGCGATCGTGAGGAGGCTCTCCACCAGTTCCGGTCTGGCCGTTGCCCTATCATGGTTGCAACCGCT GTGGCTGCACGTGGCCTTGACATCTCCAACGTGAAACACGTGATCAATTTTGACTTGCCTAGTGACATTGAGGAATATGTCCACCGCATCGGTCGTACAGGCCGTGTAGGAAACCTTG GACTGGCCACATCCTTCTTTAATGATAAGAACAGCAACATCACTAAAGATCTACTGGACATCTTGGTGGAGGCCAAACAGGAAGTGCCTTCCTGGCTTGAGAACCTAGCCTATGAGCACCAGCACAAGAGCACCAACCGCGGACGCCCCAAGAG ATTCTCTGGTGGCTTTGGGGCCAGGGATTACCGCCAGATGGCTGGGGGCAGCAACACTTTCGGCAATCGTGGTGCTCGCAACACTGGTGGCCATGGAGGAAACCGAGGTTTTGGAGGGAATAAGG GTGGTTTTGGGAGCTTCGGTGGTGACAGCTACGGGGGCAACTATGGAAACTATGGAGGCAGCTACGCCCAGGTGGACTGGTGGGGCAACTAA
- the ddx3xa gene encoding DEAD-box helicase 3 X-linked a isoform X8, with protein MSHVVVDGSHGLDQQLAVLDLNPADGQCPGSGRRYIPPHLRNKEASKNDSPGWDGGRSNGFVNGYHDGRMNGTANFSHGLPRNDRGGRGGFRGNRNGGSFNQPMNNAGYGSYENKDGGWNSVVNRDAYTSFGGRSDRGKSAFFNDRGAGSRGRYERGGFGGGTGGNSRWVEESRDEEDWSKPLSPNERLEQELFSGGNTGINFEKYDDIPVEATGTNSPGHIESFHDVDMGEIIMSNISLTRYTRPTPVQKYAIPIIKAKRDLMACAQTGSGKTAAFLLPVLSQIYTDGPGEALQATKASTQQENGKYFRRKQYPISLVLAPTRELALQIYDEARKFSYRSRVRPCVVYGGADIGQQIRDLERGCHLLVATPGRLVDMMERGKIGLDYCKYLVLDEADRMLDMGFEPQIRRIVEQDTMPPKGARQTMMFSATFPKEIQILARDFLEEYIFLAVGRVGSTSENITQKVVWVEENDKRSFLLDLLNATGKDSLTLVFVETKKGADALEDFLYREGYACTSIHGDRSQRDREEALHQFRSGRCPIMVATAVAARGLDISNVKHVINFDLPSDIEEYVHRIGRTGRVGNLGLATSFFNDKNSNITKDLLDILVEAKQEVPSWLENLAYEHQHKSTNRGRPKRFSGGFGARDYRQMAGGSNTFGNRGARNTGGHGGNRGFGGNKGGFGSFGGDSYGGNYGNYGGSYAQVDWWGN; from the exons ATGAGTCATGTGGTCGTCGACGGTTCACACGGTCTAGACCAGCAG ctTGCTGTCTTAGACTTGAACCCAGCTGATGGACAGTGTCCTGGCTCTGGTC gGCGTTACATTCCTCCTCATTTGAGAAACAAAGAAGCATCCAAAAATG ATTCTCCAGGATGGGACGGCGGTCGTAGCAATGGTTTTGTCAATGGGTACCATGACGGTCGTATGAATGGGACTGCTAACTTCAGCCATGGACTTCCTCGTAATGACAGAGGTGGACGTGGTGGCTTTCGTGGAAATAGGAACGGTGGTTCCTTCAACCAGCCAATGAATAATGCAG GTTATGGCAGTTATGAGAACAAAGATGGAGGCTGGAACTCTGTGGTAAACAGAGATGCTTACACTAGCTTTGGTGGGCGTTCCGACAGAGGGAAGTCTGCCTTCTTCAATGATAGAGGAGCTGGCTCAAGAGGAAG GTATGAGCGTGGAGGCTTTGGAGGAGGAACGGGAGGGAACAGTCGTTGGGTTGAAGAATCCAGAGATGAAGAGGACTGGTCAAAGCCACTGTCCCCCAACGAGCGTCTAGAACA GGAGCTGTTCTCTGGAGGCAACACTGGGATTAACTTTGAAAAGTATGATGACATTCCTGTGGAGGCCACTGGAACAAACAGTCCTGGGCATATTGAGAGT TTCCATGATGTGGACATGGGCGAGATCATTATGAGCAACATCAGTCTGACGCGCTACACACGGCCTACTCCTGTTCAAAAGTATGCAATCCCCATCATCAAGGCCAAGAGGGACCTTATGGCCTGTGCTCAAACAG GCTCGGGGAAGACTGCAGCCTTCTTGCTTCCTGTGCTTAGTCAGATCTACACTGATGGACCTGGAGAGGCACTGCAGGCCACCAAAGCCAGCACCCAG CAGGAGAATGGGAAGTACTTCCGTCGTAAGCAGTATCCCATCTCTCTGGTTCTGGCTCCAACCAGGGAACTTGCTCTTCAGATTTATGATGAGGCCAGAAAG TTCTCTTACCGCTCCAGAGTGCGCCCGTGTGTGGTGTACGGAGGCGCAGATATAGGGCAGCAGATCCGTGATTTGGAAAGAGGCTGTCACCTGCTAGTGGCCACACCGGGTCGTCTGGTAGACATGATGGAGCGGGGCAAGATTGGCCTAGACTACTGCAA ATACCTGGTGTTGGACGAGGCAGACAGAATGCTGGATATGGGTTTTGAACCCCAGATCCGACGTATTGTGGAGCAGGACACCATGCCTCCTAAAGGTGCTCGCCAGACCATGATGTTCAGTGCCACCTTCCCAAAAGAGATCCAG attcTGGCTCGTGACTTTCTGGAGGAGTACATCTTCCTGGCTGTAGGTCGTGTGGGCTCCACCTCAGAGAATATCACCCAGAAGGTGGTTTGGGTGGAAGAAAATGACAAGCGCTCCTTCCTTCTTGACCTGCTTAATGCAACAG GCAAAGACTCTCTCACACTGGTCTTTGTGGAGACTAAGAAGGGTGCTGATGCTCTTGAGGACTTCCTCTACCGCGAAGGCTATGCCTGCACCAGTATCCATGGTGACCGGTCTCAGCGCGATCGTGAGGAGGCTCTCCACCAGTTCCGGTCTGGCCGTTGCCCTATCATGGTTGCAACCGCT GTGGCTGCACGTGGCCTTGACATCTCCAACGTGAAACACGTGATCAATTTTGACTTGCCTAGTGACATTGAGGAATATGTCCACCGCATCGGTCGTACAGGCCGTGTAGGAAACCTTG GACTGGCCACATCCTTCTTTAATGATAAGAACAGCAACATCACTAAAGATCTACTGGACATCTTGGTGGAGGCCAAACAGGAAGTGCCTTCCTGGCTTGAGAACCTAGCCTATGAGCACCAGCACAAGAGCACCAACCGCGGACGCCCCAAGAG ATTCTCTGGTGGCTTTGGGGCCAGGGATTACCGCCAGATGGCTGGGGGCAGCAACACTTTCGGCAATCGTGGTGCTCGCAACACTGGTGGCCATGGAGGAAACCGAGGTTTTGGAGGGAATAAGG GTGGTTTTGGGAGCTTCGGTGGTGACAGCTACGGGGGCAACTATGGAAACTATGGAGGCAGCTACGCCCAGGTGGACTGGTGGGGCAACTAA